A genomic segment from Amycolatopsis camponoti encodes:
- a CDS encoding maleylpyruvate isomerase family mycothiol-dependent enzyme → MDTTSLAEALHARTAAFAETVTGADPDARVPTCPDWPLRVLVGHIGQAHRWAADVVRSGPSPVPDPLDADPGAPATWADWLRQGAEDLAKTALDAGETPVWTFFGPQPARFWLRRMLHDTTIHHADAALTTGTAIEVAPDLATDAISEWLEMLSNPITASLRPDFAELCGTGQTLQLRPDQNQAWLVTRAPDGIRWARETKAADVTLAGPVQDLLLVLTRRRPAEDVTITGDRALADHWLAHTAA, encoded by the coding sequence ATGGACACCACCAGCCTCGCCGAGGCACTGCACGCCCGCACCGCCGCGTTCGCGGAGACCGTCACCGGCGCCGACCCCGACGCCCGCGTCCCCACCTGCCCGGACTGGCCGCTGCGGGTGCTCGTCGGTCACATCGGCCAGGCCCACCGCTGGGCCGCCGACGTCGTCCGGTCCGGCCCGTCGCCGGTCCCCGACCCGCTCGACGCCGACCCCGGTGCCCCCGCGACCTGGGCCGACTGGCTCCGCCAAGGCGCCGAGGACCTCGCCAAGACAGCCCTGGACGCGGGCGAAACGCCGGTCTGGACGTTCTTCGGCCCGCAACCGGCGAGGTTCTGGCTGCGCCGGATGCTCCACGACACCACGATCCACCACGCCGACGCGGCCCTGACCACGGGAACCGCCATCGAAGTGGCCCCTGACCTCGCGACGGACGCGATCAGCGAGTGGCTCGAAATGCTGTCCAACCCCATCACGGCGAGCCTCCGGCCGGACTTCGCCGAGCTGTGCGGCACCGGCCAGACCCTCCAGCTCCGCCCGGACCAGAACCAGGCCTGGCTGGTCACCCGTGCACCCGACGGCATCCGATGGGCCCGCGAGACGAAAGCGGCCGACGTCACCCTGGCCGGCCCCGTCCAGGACCTGCTGCTCGTCCTCACCCGGCGCCGGCCCGCCGAAGACGTCACCATCACCGGTGACCGCGCCCTGGCTGACCATTGGCTGGCGCACACCGCGGCCTAG
- a CDS encoding adenosylmethionine--8-amino-7-oxononanoate transaminase — MEADLLALDAQHVWHPYAPMPAKVPSLLVTEASGVRLKLADGRELVDGMSSWWSAVHGYRHPVLDAALAEQAGRMSHVMFGGLTHEPAITLAKTLVDVTPEGLEHVFLCDSGSVSVEVAAKMCLQYQRSRGLPEKRRLLTWRGGYHGDTFTPMSVCDPDGGMHSLWRGVLPEQVFVPAPPSGFDTPPDQSYVDMLADAIGAHAGELAAVIVEPVVQGAGGMRFHHPAYLRALRELTEAHDVLLIFDEIATGFGRTGAFFAAEHAGVTPDVLCLGKALTGGYLSMAAALCTPEVAAGISRGALPVLAHGPTFMGNPLASAVANASLGLLAGGAWRQDVSRLEKGLLDGLAPARDLGSVVDVRVLGGIGVLQLDHPVDMATATDVVTAQGVWLRPFRDLVYAMPPYVSTDDDLAAITRAMLAVAEKA; from the coding sequence ATGGAAGCCGACTTGCTCGCCCTGGACGCCCAGCACGTCTGGCACCCGTACGCGCCGATGCCGGCGAAGGTGCCTTCGCTGCTGGTCACCGAGGCGAGCGGGGTCCGGCTGAAGCTCGCCGACGGCCGGGAGCTGGTCGACGGGATGTCGTCGTGGTGGTCGGCCGTCCACGGCTACCGGCACCCGGTGCTCGATGCCGCCCTCGCCGAGCAGGCCGGGCGGATGAGCCACGTCATGTTCGGCGGCCTGACCCACGAGCCCGCGATCACCCTCGCGAAGACCCTGGTCGACGTGACGCCCGAGGGCCTCGAGCACGTCTTCCTCTGCGACTCCGGCTCGGTGTCGGTCGAGGTCGCCGCGAAGATGTGCCTGCAGTACCAGCGTTCCCGGGGACTGCCGGAGAAGCGCCGGCTGCTGACCTGGCGCGGCGGCTACCACGGCGACACCTTCACGCCGATGAGCGTGTGCGACCCCGACGGCGGCATGCACTCGCTGTGGCGCGGCGTGCTGCCCGAACAGGTCTTCGTGCCGGCCCCGCCGTCCGGGTTCGACACCCCGCCCGATCAGTCCTATGTGGACATGCTGGCGGACGCGATCGGCGCGCACGCCGGGGAGCTGGCCGCGGTGATCGTCGAACCGGTCGTGCAGGGTGCCGGCGGGATGCGGTTCCACCACCCCGCCTACCTGCGTGCGCTGCGGGAACTGACCGAGGCGCACGACGTGCTGCTGATCTTCGACGAGATCGCCACCGGCTTCGGCCGCACCGGCGCGTTCTTCGCCGCCGAGCACGCGGGCGTGACGCCGGACGTCCTCTGCCTCGGCAAGGCGCTGACCGGCGGCTACCTGAGCATGGCGGCGGCGCTGTGCACCCCGGAGGTCGCGGCGGGGATCTCCCGCGGCGCGCTGCCGGTCCTCGCGCACGGGCCGACGTTCATGGGCAACCCGCTGGCCTCGGCCGTGGCGAACGCTTCGCTGGGTCTCCTCGCCGGCGGCGCGTGGCGGCAGGACGTCAGCCGGCTCGAAAAGGGCCTGCTGGACGGCCTGGCACCGGCGCGCGACCTCGGCTCGGTCGTCGACGTCCGGGTGCTCGGCGGGATCGGCGTGCTGCAGCTCGACCACCCCGTCGACATGGCGACGGCCACCGACGTCGTCACCGCGCAGGGCGTCTGGCTGCGGCCGTTCCGGGACCTCGTCTACGCGATGCCGCCTTACGTTTCGACTGACGACGACCTGGCCGCGATCACCCGCGCGATGCTTGCCGTGGCGGAAAAGGCGTGA
- a CDS encoding cytochrome P450 family protein has product MTAIEVAEDFAQDAHLFAAMLRAGGPVRRVRMPRGLDCYVVTDFALARALLADSRLHKDNRRAYELFEAKFPAGATSQGGFGEALGRHMLNTDPPDHSRLRKLVNKAFTGRTVARLRPRIEEITTELLDALAGQERADLLPSFAAPLPITVICELLGVAPEDRTEFSAWSKTLLSSSTPEDAQHAAQSMLSYLTGLVEQKRAEPAEDLLSDLVHASDDGDSLSQDELISMAFLLLVAGHETTVNLIANSVLALLREPQQLALLRADPSLMPGAVEEFLRFDGPIHLATLRFTAEAVEAGEVTIPAGEFVLISLLGANRDDERFPDADRLDVTRAAGGHLAFGHGIHYCVGAPLARLEAEIALAGLLARFPGLALDAKPDELRYRYSSLVHGLEALPVRLR; this is encoded by the coding sequence ATGACGGCGATCGAAGTGGCCGAGGACTTCGCGCAGGACGCGCACCTGTTCGCGGCGATGCTGCGCGCGGGCGGGCCGGTGCGCCGGGTCCGGATGCCGCGTGGCCTGGACTGCTACGTCGTCACGGACTTCGCTCTGGCGCGGGCTCTGCTGGCGGATTCCCGGCTGCACAAAGACAACCGGCGTGCGTACGAGCTGTTCGAGGCGAAGTTCCCGGCCGGGGCGACCAGCCAGGGCGGCTTCGGCGAAGCGCTCGGGCGGCACATGCTCAACACGGACCCGCCGGACCACTCGCGGCTGCGCAAGCTGGTGAACAAGGCGTTCACCGGGCGGACGGTGGCCCGGCTGCGGCCGCGGATCGAGGAGATCACCACCGAGCTGCTCGACGCGCTGGCCGGGCAGGAGCGGGCCGACCTGCTGCCGTCGTTCGCCGCGCCGCTGCCGATCACGGTGATCTGCGAGCTGCTGGGCGTCGCCCCGGAGGACCGGACCGAGTTCTCCGCCTGGTCGAAGACGCTGCTGAGCTCGTCGACGCCGGAAGACGCGCAGCACGCGGCGCAGAGCATGCTCTCCTACCTCACCGGCCTGGTCGAGCAGAAGCGCGCCGAGCCGGCCGAAGACCTGCTGTCGGACCTGGTGCACGCGAGCGACGACGGCGACTCGCTCTCGCAGGACGAGCTCATCTCGATGGCGTTCCTGCTGCTGGTCGCCGGCCACGAGACCACGGTCAACCTGATCGCCAACAGCGTCCTGGCGCTGTTGCGCGAGCCGCAGCAGCTGGCCCTGCTGCGCGCCGACCCGTCGTTGATGCCGGGCGCCGTCGAGGAGTTCCTCCGCTTCGACGGCCCGATCCACCTGGCCACGCTCCGGTTCACCGCGGAGGCGGTCGAGGCGGGCGAGGTGACGATCCCGGCGGGCGAGTTCGTGCTGATCTCGCTGCTGGGCGCGAATCGCGACGACGAGCGGTTCCCGGACGCGGACCGCCTCGACGTCACGCGGGCGGCGGGCGGGCACCTGGCCTTCGGGCACGGCATCCACTACTGCGTCGGCGCGCCCCTGGCCCGCCTGGAGGCCGAGATCGCGCTGGCCGGCCTGCTGGCGCGGTTCCCCGGCCTGGCGCTGGACGCGAAGCCGGACGAGCTGCGCTACCGGTACAGCTCGCTGGTGCACGGACTGGAGGCGTTGCCGGTCCGCCTGCGATGA
- a CDS encoding C40 family peptidase codes for MQSHPVRRVVSGALAAASVITLVTIAQPTATAAPIPVLQAPPTGSDALAQYRDLAAQAEKLNEDLLKAQDDLKAKQGELDKATADVNAAKDQAASAAENQKKYQTQVDKFAGASFTSGVQLNKLSALLAGTSTQDFLDRSSALEVIATEKNGAMGNLTGAVQQATDATNKASDAAKRATDARDAAAKLTDDIRAKQKTLNDQIDQLKAANKSLSAADKAAQGDKGGSPTGLKAPTAAAQTALDAALGKRGSAYVWGATGPSTFDCSGLMLWAYKQAGITLPRSSREQSTFGAAVPRDQLQPGDLVFYYSPVSHVGMYIGDGKMVHAPDTGDVVKISPLQSQYAGARRPTS; via the coding sequence GTGCAGTCGCATCCAGTTAGGCGCGTGGTTTCAGGTGCCCTCGCCGCGGCTTCGGTGATCACCCTCGTCACCATCGCCCAGCCGACGGCCACCGCCGCCCCCATCCCCGTCCTCCAGGCCCCGCCGACCGGTTCGGACGCCCTCGCCCAGTACCGCGACCTCGCGGCCCAGGCCGAAAAGCTCAACGAAGACCTGCTCAAGGCCCAGGACGACCTGAAGGCCAAGCAGGGCGAGCTCGACAAGGCCACCGCCGACGTCAACGCGGCCAAGGACCAGGCCGCTTCGGCGGCCGAGAACCAGAAGAAGTACCAGACCCAGGTCGACAAGTTCGCCGGTGCGTCGTTCACCAGCGGCGTCCAGCTGAACAAGCTGTCGGCGCTGCTGGCCGGGACGTCCACTCAGGACTTCCTCGACCGCTCCTCGGCCCTAGAGGTCATCGCGACCGAGAAGAACGGCGCGATGGGCAATCTCACCGGCGCCGTCCAGCAGGCCACCGATGCCACGAACAAGGCTTCCGACGCGGCGAAGCGCGCGACTGACGCGCGGGACGCGGCGGCGAAGCTGACCGACGACATCCGGGCCAAGCAGAAGACGCTGAACGACCAGATCGACCAGCTGAAGGCGGCCAACAAGAGCCTGAGCGCGGCCGACAAGGCCGCCCAGGGCGACAAGGGCGGCTCGCCCACCGGCCTCAAGGCGCCCACCGCGGCCGCCCAGACCGCGCTGGACGCGGCGCTGGGCAAGCGGGGCAGCGCGTACGTCTGGGGCGCCACCGGGCCGAGCACGTTCGACTGCTCGGGCCTGATGCTGTGGGCCTACAAGCAGGCGGGCATCACGCTGCCCCGGTCGAGCCGCGAGCAGTCCACCTTCGGCGCCGCGGTGCCGCGGGACCAGCTCCAGCCGGGCGACCTCGTGTTCTACTACTCGCCCGTTTCGCACGTCGGCATGTACATCGGCGACGGCAAGATGGTTCACGCGCCCGACACCGGTGACGTCGTGAAGATCTCGCCGCTGCAGAGCCAGTACGCGGGAGCGCGACGCCCGACGTCGTGA
- a CDS encoding NYN domain-containing protein — translation MHPQPLVPEPPEDPAGPSGVAARPERADDPAGEPADQAGRPDPATWPALPEPVRDRIAELSAAAVAKLPATDVPRQLRPVAKFAPAKRAKLGGAALLTALGESAQFRTAVIEWLREHRTDALDPNAADSVAAAAAAVLLGESGAAGRVRLVAKNAEENSLRAERDAALARSQRLEAELTQLRVELAEAKKAAEGARGEREGEVEKLLKRLREQGVQLRQAKDAAEAAAAETARGSAARAEEIAALTAQLQRERQRVATERARAERAVGDAEIARQSAREAREADEVRLALLIDTIDGAVTGLRRELALGARGARPADMVRGASTGTGQGGKIADVSTLDRYLALPNVHLIVDGYNVTKTGYPELALADQRDRLIHQLSALAARTSAEVTVVFDGAGVLSVPASVPRGVRVLFSDRGVLADDVIRNLVAAEPAGRPMVVATSDRAVADSVRGGGAHPTPSAVLVSRLSRV, via the coding sequence ATGCACCCGCAGCCGCTCGTGCCGGAGCCGCCCGAGGACCCCGCCGGTCCGTCGGGTGTCGCCGCGCGGCCGGAGCGGGCCGACGACCCCGCCGGGGAGCCCGCCGACCAGGCCGGGCGGCCGGATCCGGCCACCTGGCCGGCGCTGCCCGAGCCCGTCCGCGACCGGATCGCCGAGCTCTCGGCCGCCGCCGTCGCGAAGCTGCCCGCCACGGACGTGCCCCGCCAGCTGCGGCCCGTCGCCAAGTTCGCCCCGGCCAAGCGGGCCAAGCTCGGCGGTGCCGCCCTGCTCACCGCGCTCGGCGAGTCGGCCCAGTTCCGGACCGCGGTCATCGAATGGCTGCGCGAGCACCGCACCGACGCGCTCGACCCCAACGCCGCCGATTCGGTCGCCGCGGCGGCCGCCGCCGTGCTGCTCGGCGAGTCCGGTGCCGCGGGGCGGGTCCGGCTCGTCGCCAAGAACGCCGAGGAAAACTCGCTGCGCGCCGAACGTGACGCCGCGCTGGCCCGCAGCCAGCGCCTCGAAGCCGAGCTCACGCAGCTGCGCGTCGAGCTCGCCGAGGCCAAAAAAGCCGCTGAAGGCGCGCGAGGCGAGCGCGAGGGCGAAGTCGAGAAGCTTTTGAAACGCCTTCGCGAGCAAGGCGTCCAGCTCCGCCAGGCCAAGGACGCGGCCGAAGCGGCGGCCGCCGAGACGGCGCGCGGGTCCGCCGCGCGCGCCGAGGAGATCGCCGCCCTCACCGCCCAGCTCCAGCGCGAACGCCAGCGCGTCGCCACCGAACGCGCCCGCGCCGAACGCGCGGTGGGCGACGCCGAAATCGCCCGCCAGTCCGCCCGCGAGGCCCGCGAGGCCGACGAGGTGCGGCTGGCGCTGCTCATCGACACCATCGACGGCGCGGTCACCGGCCTGCGCCGCGAGCTCGCCCTCGGCGCCCGCGGGGCGCGGCCCGCCGACATGGTCCGCGGCGCCAGCACCGGCACCGGCCAGGGCGGCAAGATCGCCGACGTGTCCACGTTGGACCGCTACCTGGCGCTGCCGAACGTGCACCTGATCGTCGACGGCTACAACGTCACCAAGACGGGCTACCCCGAGCTGGCGCTGGCCGACCAGCGCGACCGCCTGATCCACCAGTTGTCCGCGCTGGCCGCGCGCACGTCGGCCGAGGTGACGGTCGTGTTCGACGGCGCGGGCGTGCTGTCGGTCCCGGCCTCGGTGCCGCGTGGGGTGCGGGTGCTGTTCTCCGACCGCGGGGTGCTGGCCGACGACGTGATCCGCAACCTCGTCGCGGCCGAGCCCGCGGGCCGGCCGATGGTCGTGGCGACGTCCGACCGCGCGGTGGCGGACTCCGTGCGCGGCGGCGGCGCCCACCCGACGCCGTCCGCGGTGCTGGTGAGCCGCTTGTCGCGGGTCTGA
- a CDS encoding SRPBCC family protein yields the protein MTSSVGKTADVGWNIGVSRTLPYTAGTVWEFLVSRDGVAIWLGPGVELPRETGAEYETANGTVGEMRSFVEGDRVRLTWRPSDWDHDSTVQVRLSGSGAKTTLRFHQEWLSDAEEREQQRAYWQDVTERVVAALAER from the coding sequence ATGACTTCTTCAGTGGGGAAGACGGCCGATGTCGGGTGGAACATCGGGGTTTCCCGCACGCTGCCCTACACCGCCGGGACGGTCTGGGAGTTCCTGGTCAGCCGCGACGGCGTCGCCATCTGGCTCGGTCCCGGGGTCGAGCTGCCGCGGGAGACCGGCGCGGAGTACGAGACGGCCAACGGCACGGTCGGGGAGATGCGCAGCTTCGTCGAGGGTGACCGGGTGCGGCTGACGTGGCGGCCGAGCGACTGGGACCACGATTCGACGGTCCAGGTGCGGCTCAGCGGCTCGGGCGCGAAGACCACGTTGCGGTTCCACCAGGAGTGGCTTTCGGACGCGGAGGAGCGCGAGCAACAGCGGGCATACTGGCAGGACGTGACCGAGCGCGTGGTGGCGGCACTCGCCGAGCGCTGA
- a CDS encoding uridine kinase: MRYRPISPAVLAEELTERIAALTGRRRIAVAVDGAAGATETTELADALVDPLRLRGRAALRVSARDFLRPASLRFERGRTDPDARYTDWLDLGALRREVLDPLGETGSGEVLPSLWDAERDRATRAERVPLPEGGVVLLDGELLLGTGLAFDLAVHLWLSPAALRRRVPDAWAVPAYERYEEEVDPSSLADVVVRVDDPRHPALYTP, from the coding sequence GTGCGCTACCGCCCGATTTCCCCCGCCGTCCTGGCCGAAGAGCTGACCGAACGCATCGCCGCGCTCACCGGGCGCCGACGGATCGCGGTCGCCGTCGACGGCGCGGCGGGTGCGACGGAAACCACAGAACTCGCCGACGCCCTGGTCGACCCGCTGCGCCTGCGCGGCCGCGCGGCCCTGCGCGTCTCGGCGCGCGACTTCCTGCGGCCCGCGTCCCTGCGCTTCGAGCGCGGCCGCACCGACCCCGACGCGCGCTACACCGACTGGCTCGACCTCGGCGCCCTGCGCCGCGAAGTCCTCGACCCGCTGGGGGAAACCGGCTCCGGCGAGGTCCTGCCGTCGCTGTGGGACGCCGAGCGCGACCGCGCGACCCGCGCCGAGCGGGTGCCGCTCCCCGAAGGCGGGGTGGTCCTCCTCGACGGCGAACTGCTGCTGGGCACCGGCCTGGCCTTCGACCTGGCCGTGCACCTGTGGCTCTCCCCCGCCGCCCTGCGCCGCCGCGTGCCGGACGCCTGGGCGGTCCCGGCCTACGAGCGGTACGAGGAAGAGGTCGATCCGAGCTCGCTCGCCGACGTCGTCGTGCGCGTCGACGATCCGCGGCACCCGGCGCTCTACACGCCGTGA
- a CDS encoding glycosyltransferase family 4 protein, with translation MLKTLLVTNDFPPRPGGIQNYLNSLATRLPADDLVVYAPSWESRTGSHEEFDAEAPFEVVRHPTSLMLPTPDVLRRAKQIMRAHDCEAVWFGAAAPLALLGHSLRQAGARRVVAATHGHEVGWSMLPGSRQALRRIGDTVDVLTYVSRYTRGRFAAAFGPMAGLELLPSGVDTELYRPDPAGRAEVRARHGLSDRPTIVCVSRLVPRKGQDQLIRALPAIRRRVPDAALLIVGGGPYRKTLTGLVGELGLAGDVVFTGSVPWAELPAHYAAGDVFAMPARTRGKGLDVEALGIVYLEASATGLPVVAGNSGGAPETVLDEVTGHVVEGRDVGQLAETLASLLADPVRARRMGEAGRAWVSENWRWDTMAARLSGLLDGDPVAAVR, from the coding sequence GTGCTCAAGACCCTGCTCGTGACCAACGACTTCCCGCCGCGGCCCGGGGGGATCCAGAACTACCTGAACTCCCTGGCCACCCGGCTGCCGGCGGACGACCTGGTCGTCTACGCGCCGTCGTGGGAGTCGCGGACGGGGTCGCACGAGGAGTTCGACGCCGAGGCGCCGTTCGAGGTCGTCCGGCACCCGACGTCGCTGATGCTGCCGACGCCGGACGTCCTTCGCCGCGCGAAGCAGATCATGCGGGCGCACGACTGCGAAGCCGTCTGGTTCGGTGCCGCCGCGCCGCTCGCGCTGCTGGGGCACTCGCTGCGCCAGGCCGGCGCACGTCGCGTCGTGGCGGCCACGCACGGCCACGAAGTCGGCTGGTCGATGCTCCCGGGCTCGCGGCAGGCGTTGCGGCGCATCGGGGACACCGTGGACGTCCTCACCTACGTCAGCCGGTACACGCGCGGGCGGTTCGCCGCCGCCTTCGGCCCGATGGCCGGGCTGGAGCTGCTGCCGTCCGGAGTGGACACCGAGCTGTACCGGCCGGACCCGGCCGGGCGCGCGGAAGTCCGCGCGCGCCACGGCCTGTCCGACCGCCCCACGATCGTGTGCGTGTCCCGGCTCGTCCCGCGCAAGGGCCAGGACCAGCTGATCCGCGCGCTGCCGGCGATCCGGCGGCGCGTCCCGGACGCGGCGCTGCTGATCGTCGGCGGCGGCCCTTACCGCAAGACGCTCACCGGCCTGGTCGGCGAGCTGGGGCTGGCGGGCGACGTCGTGTTCACCGGGTCGGTGCCGTGGGCCGAGCTGCCGGCGCACTACGCCGCGGGCGACGTCTTCGCCATGCCGGCCCGCACCCGCGGCAAGGGCCTCGACGTCGAGGCGCTCGGCATCGTCTACCTGGAGGCCTCGGCGACCGGCCTGCCGGTGGTCGCGGGCAACTCCGGCGGCGCGCCCGAGACGGTGCTCGACGAGGTCACCGGGCACGTCGTCGAGGGCCGGGACGTCGGCCAGCTCGCCGAGACACTGGCCAGCCTGCTCGCGGACCCCGTGCGGGCCCGCCGGATGGGCGAGGCCGGCCGCGCGTGGGTGAGCGAGAACTGGCGCTGGGACACCATGGCCGCGCGGTTGTCGGGGCTCCTGGACGGCGACCCGGTGGCCGCCGTCCGCTGA
- a CDS encoding MerR family transcriptional regulator: MTEDTLGIGDLARRTGVPVRTIRFYCDEGLLEPARSVGGHRRFDGAAIDRLNLVRRLRGLGLGLRSITDVLTGARSLDEAVASERAALDREVATLAWRRSVLRAVEESSPADRAARLELLSAVRDGFSAHEALVRLWHPMTTGPIPPDTARMFLDISAPRPPEQPSTAQVVAYASLVVLAADRTLAGHVRASTLLGHERIADLGALHAEVAAACSLAFEPVAAGAAPGPGAALDRFVAAHAAAVGAGDTPEFRRALNCRTAPDRDPRVRRYWRLAGEVTGEPAPMGVTHTWLLDALDRSVA, encoded by the coding sequence GTGACCGAAGACACACTCGGGATCGGCGACCTCGCCCGGCGGACGGGGGTGCCCGTCCGCACGATCCGTTTCTACTGCGACGAAGGGCTGCTGGAGCCCGCGCGCAGCGTCGGCGGCCACCGCCGCTTCGACGGGGCGGCGATCGACCGCCTGAACCTGGTCCGGCGGCTGCGTGGGCTCGGGTTGGGGCTGCGTTCGATCACCGACGTCCTGACCGGCGCTCGTTCGCTGGACGAGGCGGTGGCTTCCGAGCGCGCGGCGCTGGACCGCGAGGTGGCGACGCTGGCCTGGCGGCGTTCGGTGCTGCGCGCGGTGGAGGAGTCTTCGCCGGCGGACCGGGCGGCCCGGCTGGAGCTGCTGTCGGCGGTGCGGGACGGGTTCTCGGCGCACGAGGCGCTGGTCCGCCTGTGGCACCCGATGACAACGGGCCCGATCCCGCCGGACACGGCCCGCATGTTCCTGGACATCAGCGCGCCGAGGCCGCCGGAGCAGCCGTCGACGGCGCAGGTGGTGGCGTACGCGTCGCTGGTGGTGCTGGCGGCGGACCGGACGCTGGCCGGCCACGTCCGGGCGAGCACGCTGCTGGGCCACGAGCGGATAGCGGACCTGGGCGCGCTCCACGCGGAGGTGGCGGCGGCGTGCTCGCTGGCTTTCGAGCCGGTGGCCGCGGGAGCGGCGCCGGGGCCGGGGGCGGCGTTGGACCGGTTCGTGGCGGCGCACGCGGCGGCAGTGGGGGCGGGGGACACCCCGGAGTTTCGCCGGGCGTTGAACTGCCGGACGGCGCCGGACCGGGATCCGCGGGTGCGGCGGTATTGGCGGCTGGCGGGGGAGGTCACGGGGGAGCCGGCGCCGATGGGGGTCACGCACACGTGGTTGCTGGACGCTTTGGACCGGTCGGTGGCTTGA
- a CDS encoding DEDD exonuclease domain-containing protein, with the protein MRSIQAQLAFDELGTPLRDTTFVVFDLETTGAAPGPSGITEIGAVKVRAGEVLGEFATLVNPGMAIPPQIVSLTGITQAMVYDAPPIEEVLPAFLEFIGGSVLVAHNSGFDTSHMRAACEGHGYVWPKLTVVCTVRLARRVVPRDEVGRYNLTALALLFGARTRPTHRALDDARATVDVLHGLLERVGNLGVHSLEELMSYLPEVTVAQRAKRHLAADLPSAPGVYLFKGPKEEVLYVGTAKDLRRRVRSYFTGSEGRSRIREMVALAERVDHVVCAHALEAEVRELRLIAAHRPAYNRRSKNRHQGWWVGLTEEAFPRLSVVRLPRPGVLGPFRNQADARATADTLAGASGLRTCTQRISPRTANGTPCVLAELGRCGAPCAGRQSVEAYVPAVESVSGLIAGLDGRPLHVAAAQVERLAEARHFEQAARHRDELAGLIRALGRAHRQTALASIAELIAAAPDGNGGWELSVIRYGRLASAGVARRGVPPMPVVEALVASAETVLPDPGPLNGAPPEEVGVLLRWLARPGVRLVRTTRPWAEPAAVAGWRGWLDLVSTAHSLEHVG; encoded by the coding sequence ATGCGTTCGATCCAGGCACAGCTCGCGTTCGACGAGCTCGGAACTCCCTTGCGGGACACGACTTTCGTGGTGTTCGACCTCGAGACGACCGGGGCCGCGCCGGGGCCGTCGGGCATCACCGAGATCGGCGCGGTGAAGGTGCGCGCGGGCGAGGTGCTGGGCGAGTTCGCGACGCTCGTCAACCCCGGGATGGCGATCCCGCCGCAGATCGTGTCGCTGACGGGCATCACGCAGGCGATGGTCTACGACGCGCCGCCGATCGAGGAGGTGCTGCCGGCGTTCCTGGAGTTCATCGGCGGTTCGGTGCTGGTGGCGCACAACTCGGGGTTCGACACGTCCCACATGCGGGCGGCGTGCGAAGGACACGGCTACGTCTGGCCCAAGCTGACGGTCGTCTGCACGGTCCGGCTGGCCCGGCGGGTGGTGCCGCGCGACGAGGTGGGCCGTTACAACCTGACCGCGCTGGCGCTGCTGTTCGGGGCGCGGACGCGACCGACGCACCGGGCGCTCGACGACGCGCGCGCGACGGTCGACGTGCTGCACGGGCTGCTGGAGCGCGTCGGCAACCTGGGCGTCCATTCGCTCGAAGAGCTGATGAGCTACCTGCCCGAGGTCACGGTGGCGCAGCGGGCGAAGCGGCACCTGGCGGCGGACCTGCCGTCGGCGCCGGGCGTCTACCTCTTCAAGGGCCCGAAGGAGGAGGTCCTGTACGTCGGCACGGCGAAGGACCTGCGGCGGCGCGTGCGGTCGTACTTCACGGGTTCGGAGGGCCGGAGCCGGATCCGCGAGATGGTCGCGCTGGCCGAGCGCGTCGACCACGTGGTGTGCGCGCACGCGCTGGAGGCGGAGGTGCGCGAGCTGCGGCTGATCGCGGCGCACCGGCCCGCGTACAACCGGCGGTCGAAGAACCGGCACCAGGGCTGGTGGGTCGGGCTGACGGAGGAGGCGTTCCCGCGGCTGTCGGTGGTCCGGCTGCCGCGGCCGGGGGTGCTGGGCCCGTTCCGCAACCAGGCGGACGCCCGCGCGACCGCCGACACCTTGGCCGGGGCGTCGGGGCTGCGGACGTGCACCCAGCGGATCTCACCGCGGACGGCGAACGGGACCCCGTGCGTGCTGGCGGAGCTGGGGCGCTGCGGAGCGCCGTGCGCGGGACGGCAGAGCGTGGAGGCGTACGTCCCGGCGGTGGAGTCGGTGTCGGGGCTGATCGCGGGACTCGACGGCCGCCCCCTGCACGTGGCGGCGGCCCAGGTCGAGCGGCTGGCGGAGGCCCGCCACTTCGAGCAGGCGGCCCGCCACCGCGACGAGCTGGCGGGACTGATCCGGGCACTGGGCCGCGCCCACCGCCAGACGGCGCTGGCATCGATCGCGGAGCTGATCGCGGCGGCCCCGGATGGCAACGGGGGCTGGGAGCTGTCGGTGATCCGCTACGGCCGCCTGGCCTCGGCGGGCGTGGCCCGGCGCGGGGTGCCGCCGATGCCGGTGGTGGAGGCGCTGGTGGCCTCGGCGGAGACGGTGCTGCCGGACCCGGGCCCGTTGAACGGCGCACCACCGGAGGAGGTGGGGGTGCTGTTGCGCTGGCTGGCCCGCCCGGGGGTGCGCTTGGTGCGGACGACCAGGCCATGGGCCGAGCCGGCGGCGGTGGCCGGGTGGCGGGGATGGCTGGACCTGGTCTCGACGGCACATTCCCTGGAGCACGTGGGGTGA